The Fusarium oxysporum f. sp. lycopersici 4287 chromosome 1, whole genome shotgun sequence DNA segment AAGTTGAAGTCGATCCTATACAGTAGGTCGAGCTGATAAAGTTGGCATTTGCCCCCCTAGTCGATCCCCGTGGTGATTTACCCAAGAGAGGTTAGTCAGTGATACGCCGAGGGAAAAACCTGGCAGGCCCCTCGGTGTTGGCGAGGCTTATCTGGGTGTGTGGAGAAAGTCCCCTCTGCCTCTGTGTCTGGAGTGCACCTCTTGGCTACTCCATGTCCCCATGGGGTTCCCCGTACACGCCAAAAATTCGCGGAGAAAGAGGGGCTCAATACGATTGACGAAGCAAAGGCAAACTGGCATTGTCTAGACTCTGAGTTGAGAATTATCATCACGTAAAAGAAAACAAGGCACTTTCGCCCAATTACAAGCTATGACGTTGGAAGTTCCACTGGGAATAGCGAGTCAGGTATTGTCCGCGGTACCTTGTTCCCCATAATTTGAAGCGACAGAGTCTTATTGGTGAGAGGCTCAGTTTTTATTACCCCATTGCTCCGCAGTCGGGAGCTGATCCGGTCTCCAAAATATCCACAACCCCAATTTTCCACCTCCCTCAAACCATCAGACACGAGAGCTTCAATATTATTGTGGAATTCGTTACCATATCGTACTCTCAGCGGAGTACGGGAAACGGCCGAGTCCACTCCGAGACCCCTTGATTAAATACCAGTGCGTTTATCATAAAATGGCCTGCTTTCCCAGTGGTCTCATATCACCCTCTTTACAATTACAGCTGAATATTTGCGAAGGAAGTTTGTTgcaaaggaagaaaaaaacaagGCTGACGTCGGTGCAGCCGAGACAGGCAAATTTTCCAACACGGCATTACTCCTCGGCAGTCGGAAATAAGAAGCACACCAACAAGAGGCGCGTCTCCAAATTTTACCTTTATACAGTATCCTTCTGGAACAATTCGCGCATGTCATCAGGGATGGGGGATGGTTCGCTTGCGCCGTATTGATTGGCTGCGAACGATTGGGGGGCGTCGCAGATCACCGACCATTCCGGGCCACAACCCCAGGATCACCCTGTAAAGTTTACAGTTAGGGGTTGACTTGCTTGTTTTGAACCGATGGTATCCCATCGGGAAGGCCTCCGCGCTCTGTTGATGAACTGACTTTATCAGCGAGGCATTTTTCTACTGATAAGTTCTATCTGCCAATCTGATCAGTGCATTTGGTATGAAACGTTGGATAAGCGGAAATCATCGGTACGGCAGATGAAACGACGCAGTCAGTGTATTTGGTGGAATCTCCAATTTGCTGCACAGATGCTCAAGCAGTCAGTGACCTTCGAACAGCGGAACCGTTTCCGATAAACGGTAACGGCAACTCCGTAAGCAACGGATGACCTGCCGCAGCATCTCGCATATCTTGTCATCAATTAATATCACCGTGCTCTGTATGGTAATCTCGGAAGATGACTGCAGGGTCCGGCCTAGGTCCCGATGGATTCTGTCTTAAAGGTTGCGTGATGTCTATATCGCCTCTAAGCAATTCTTTATGTAAATGTGGTCTCACAACCAAAACACCACCAGATTCCAGCGGAACATTTTCTGTTTCTAGAAGCTGTAGAAAACAAATGCTGATTATCAGTTCAACTGCTGATTTATACGAACTGGTGATTATCACGAGGTTGGTCCGTTCGCGGCAACGGTACCGAGATAATGGTTGATACCCAATATTCCCTACTTGGCACATATGAAGTTTTCTTGGCGATATCCCACGTTGTTATCAACAGCACTTTGTAATGCAATGTTTGAAAAGTGTTGGGGCTGATAATGGTCATAGCTTGGAGGAATCGCTCACGTAATGGATATCATGTTCATGCATGCATGATCTGTGCAGTGTGGAAGGGGGCGAAGCTGGTGGAGCTGAGCATGAGCTGAGGTATTTGCGTGATGACAGATTTCGATAACATTGACTTTTGTCCGTTGAGTCCGAGCTGCCTTTTGGGAAGGGTAGTTTCGTGATGGTATGTGCAGATAGCTAGCGGAAAGTCTCgaatatgatgagtttgacGAAGTGCTGGATGAGTTCCAGTTGTACTGCAGCAAAGTCGCGATAATCATCGTAGTTGCTTAGATAGGAATTTCAAGTTCTCTCGGAATAGAGAGATTTTACTTTCTATTTATCAACTTTCTCTTCGTCTCTCACGGTTTGTTTCGGCTCATCATCGTGACACATGCATCGAAACTACCCAATGCTCCATTCCTAATTAAATCCCCAAATACTCAAAGGCTTGCTCGTACGTCTTCCTAAACGCTACCCTAGAGGTCTAGGCCAAGCCATCCAAAAAGGCAAGTAATATGCATTTGCCAAGCCGGCTGAGGAATCATGCCAATCCTGGAATCTGCCATCCATGAGAGCGCCAAGTGATAGATCCTGGGGGTGTTCATCAGACCCTTTCTCCGCTCCCCGCACGTGTTATTTCTCCAGTTTCTTAGCATTCGCCAAGTTACCCACTTGCCTTTCTGTTATCTGTGGGGTTTGCGACATCCTCGTTTGCTCAATGTGGAATCCGAATGAGTAAGCTACCGCGGTGACATGATAACCGCGTTTGTGCTTCAGAAGCAAgagaataataaatattGGTGATTTGTGTTCTGAAATAGGTCAAGTGGCCCGTTTGGTTTAATTCCGCTTCCTGCTACGCTGGAACTGGATCATCTCCTCGTAGGCTACTCATTGATTGAACACGCAGAGAGCAGCTCATGATTGATAACTTTATCCTAATAAAGTGACAATGAAATTTCAGCCTAACGAGCTTACAGAGTATACGATACAGTCAACTAGTAGATGTATTACATAAACGTCCATGTCAAAGTCATGGATAGCATCGGGCCTTGAATATCCGATGCAGGCATCCACGGAGCCTTAATAGATACCGAGGCATGGCTGTAAACTCTTTGTTCTAAGTGCATGATAGTTAAGCATGATACAGACCAATGCACCGAATGATCTACGGATATTCAACGCATGATCCCTGACCGTAAAATGCCAAGTTAGAGGGTAAGATCTAGGCATAATCAGCTAGTATTTCATTCTGCCGCCGAGAAAGACACACATGCATAAGTTTGGCTAATATAATTGCCACAGAGgtctttatcttatcttcttatcttatctggTTACGTTGGGGCTCAACGTGTTAGCCGTGATGGAAACATCGCCTTTAATACTCAATTCAAAGTTGTTGCGAGCGTTTATTCTCATACATAAATAAGCTTGAAATTCCCTTATCCAAGGAGCTTAATGCTTCTTCATGGTGCCCAATTACAACCACTTGTAAACCGTATTTTTGACAGATCATGATACAATTATTATTGTCCGGAAAATGTAACCGAATCAATCCAGGCTTCGGAGCCTGATATGCACATAAACCCAATATTGAGAGCCAAACCACCCTGATCGATCTGGCTTTGAGTATACGTACATGTAAACGATATCTCCTGCCACTGATTGATCGTACCCGGCTGTGTTGTCGTCGCCGTAACGACGAGGGTTTGCCGCCCAGAGAATAATCCTGCATTGCCATAAGCGCAACCCAGCACCGCGATGGTGCATCCAGGTCCAGGGCGGACCCACGCGGAAGCTGGATATCCAACCCCAGCTTGAGCAGGCGAAGAATACGCCTGGGAGATGTAGCTTGTCGACCCGCCGGCGGTGGAGAAGCTCATGCGCGCAGAGCTTCTGCCATCgtgcttgatgttgttgtcgagGGATAGTGAGACGAGATTGGGTTGTGTGACAGACCAGGGCTCTGTAGTATCGTCGAATCCAAGATTAACGAGCGTGGGAGGACCAGCTGCTTCCGTAGTAGTCGTGGTGGTGACTTCAGAAGTTGTTGTACTCTCGGTGGTGGTGGGGATTAGCACTGTAGTTGAGATAGACACTGTAGCCGTGGGTTCTTGTGACGAGGTTGTTATCTCGGTGCTACTTTCGACAATGGTGGAGCTAATGTCTACAGCTGAAGAGGTTTCAAGGGCAGAAATGGTGGTAGTAGTGGCGTCTTCTGTAACGGTGGATACTCCAGCGCTGCTCTCGATAACAGTAAGGCTTAGTTCCGGAGCCGAAGTTGAAAGTGTGGTAGTGAAAGAGGCTTCTGTAGTAGTGGATTTCTCAGTGCAACTCTCAATCGTCTCAGAGGTCAGTTCTCTGGTTAGAGAGACCTCTGTAGTTAAAACAGCGATAATGGTAGCAGTAGTGTCCTCTGAAATGGTTGATGTATCCGCGCGGCTCTCGATGATAGTAGAGCTTAATTCTGCCGTCGAAGTAATTGAAACCGCAGTAGTCATAGCGTCTTCTGTTGCAGTGGTTGGCTCCACACTGCTCTCGATAACAGACGAAGTCAGGGCTACACTTGAGGAGGTCTCCGTTGTTGAAATCACGGGAGCAGGAGTAGTAGTAGTATCCTTTGACTCAGTCGACGTCTCGCTGGTGCTCTCTGCCTGGTCGGTAGTAAAGATCAAGTAACCAGTAGAGGAAATGTCGGTCGTTGAGAGACCTGCCTCAGTAGTACTTGTTGCCTTGGTGGAAGAAGACGTGATTTCCACCGTAGTCAAGATATTAGTCGTCCTGGGTCTCGGTTTACATGGACCGGCCTCAGAACCTGCCAGTAAGAGCGCTGCTATAAAAGCAGCCATGATAGTCTTGACAGTCATTTTCGACAGTAATGACCGTACTGAGAAGTTGAGAGAAAAGAACAGCAACGAGTAAAAGATTGAAATAAATAAGGTATGAGACGGAAATAACTCCTATTTGTTATTTACACAAAGCAAAGTGAGCATACTCGCTTAAAGAGCGTTCAGATCACATCATGTTGAGATTTTGCTCCGTAGTACTACTCACTATTGGCAATAGTGCCAGCTTGGCAAAAATAATAGCACCATTTTAAAATAAAACGCCAGGGGGAGATTCAGCTGCCAATTTTTAGTTCAGTCAATATTGACTCGCTTATATCTATAATTTTTGGTGTACCCAGAAAAGCTCCGATAAACTAAGACTAAGCAGAACCGGTAGAGAATTCCGCCGGAGTTTATTAAGCTTAATCCTATTTCAACACCTAACGTCATACTCCAAAGCCGTGATACCGTCGCCATATATGATATGACTCTTTGAATGGCTGCCCTCGCTGTCAATAGATAGATGGTAATGGCACCTTCAATTATACAGTACATGAGATGAAGCACCAGCATTATAATCTTTCAAGACATCGACATATTTTTATACCCGACTAATCCTATTGCTTTTATGGTATTACCCATTTCTGCATCATTCGCTCGTTGAGACGCCGTTTGTCTGAAGCAATATTGTATTTTGATAGAGTCTGCATGGCTCTCTTCTTATGCAGAGGTTTCCATGCCTCAAGTGCTGACAATTGGTTGGTCTGAATTTAATGAGCAAGCTGATAGCCGCTGTCATAGAATATAAGGCTTCAGATTTAATGAGTACATAATCTCCGACCATGCTGTTGCTAGATGCCTTAGCAAAGAGCTATAACCTCACTCTACTGATGTTGATCCGCCCTAGTGATACTGGGTCCCTGGTGGTACTAGGTCTAACCAACCAATTATTATCAGCGCAGGCTCAGCCGCAGGTGACTTTATACAGATAGAGGCCTCAAAGAATTGAGGGCTTTCGTAATCTTCCCAAGACtttcaccaccaccaaacaTTGCAAGTCAACTCCAAAGATCATGAAGGACTTGGAGTTGCCGCCAGCAGTATCGCTGTCGCTAAACTATCAGCCAAGGCCAGCAAGTTGTGCTTATAGTACTCCAAAGATATCTCCAGCGCAGAAGCCGATATCGAGTGTCTCCAAAACCAGTTCGAGCACTGGGCTGAAGCTCTGAGGACTATGTATAGTCTGGTTGAAAAGGCTAAAGAGGATTTGCTTCCATTATATAGTAAACTTCGAGGTTCATTCCAAAAATGTTTAGCAACCCTTTAAAGGTAGAAACACGCTTAACCTAAGTTCCGCGTCCATCGCTATGTGATGCTATGGCCGTAAGTATACAGAGAATTCCAATTTCTCACCGAGACTAACACGCTGCCGGGgcccttctcatcaagatTCACGAGGAACTCAAACAGCTATTGCTACGCCCTATTATGAAAAATAATATCGTGTCCTCGTCATGTTTGTTTGAGGCCTAGAGTTTAAGCTTATGGCCAGCAATCAGTCAAGTAGCTCGAATTTTCTAcaaaaagaacaacaagCTGGAAATACCGGACACTGGTTTATGCCTTTCTGATCCGACTTTAGTAACTCGATAAAGACATGAGAAGACACCACCCCCAGAGCCCAATCACATCGAATTCTACACTCCGACAACCCTAAATCCATTGCCTACCAGATAACAAGATGAGAAAACTGGACCTTCGATACCGATGTCTCGTACCATTCACTCCGCTATTATAACTGCTTCTGAACAGTCACGAAGCTCGCACTAAAGAATGAAGTGGGACTGGTAGCCGACGCACCTATTTATCTACACGTCAAAAATCTCCAGAGTTTGGTTTATTGTTGTACGGTTAAAGATCTGACTCCTTTTGATGGTTGTGCAGGCTGCTTTTGCACAGGCCGTAAGACGGAGATTTGATTGCGATGATCCCGTGTGCTTTGACCCAGCTAAACGCTCCCAAACAGGAAGGCCAGAAGTCTTACCAACCAAGTGCTCTGCTCTCAATTCTCTGCCTCTTTTGACTTTGGTCTAAGAAATTGGGCGTTGTGTGGCAGCTGATACCCCACCAAAACACGGTTGGCAAGCATCTCCGCCCACGTCGTGGAGACTTACCTATTTTGACGAGACCATCTTCACGAGACTGATAGAGAACAACGCGGGGTATACTAATTGGTAAAGGAAtgataaaaagaagaagcatatAATAGACCAGAATAATCAAGAGTTTATCATTAAAACATTCATCTCAtatcactcactcactcatccAAGTGTCACTTTGTCAAACACATCACAATGGCCCCCCAAGAACTCACAGGCATCCTAGTCGCCCTCATTACCCCCTTCAAACCCGACGGCACAGTCGATCTCCCCGCCCTCGACGCCCACATCCAACGTCAAATCTCCGCCGGCGTGCACGGCCTAGTCCCCGGCGGCAGCACCGGTGAATTCACAGCCCTCACCCTGCAAGAGCGCAAAGATGTTCTCGACCAATGCGTCAAGTCAGCTGCTGGTCGTGTCCCCGTCGTCGCTGGCATCGGCGACCTGACTACCTCCGGTGTTGTAGAGCTCGCTAAGCACGCTGCTGAAGTTGGAGCCGCTGCTACTATGATTGTGCCGCCGTTCTACGATGCGCCAAACTTGAAGCAGTTGAGGGAGATGTTTGGTGAGATTTACAAGGAGAGCGGATTGCCGATTATGTACTACAACATTCCCAGTGCGAGCGGTGTAAGCTTGTCACCTGCGGAGATCGCTGGTCTTTCAGATGTTGGCGTCAAGTATCTTAAGGATACCTCTGGAAATGCACCCGCTCTTACAGATCTTCTCTTCCACCATCACAACGACATCACCGCCCTCAACGGCTGGGATACATTGACCTTCTACGGTCTCTGCGCCGGTGCCAAGGGCTCAGTCTGGGGAACCACCAATGTCCTTCCCGAACTTTCAGTGCAGCTTTGGAACGCTATcgctgttgatggtgatctGAAGAAGGGACGTGAGCTTTGGTCCAAGATCTTCCCTGTGTGCAAGTTTTTGGAGGCGCATCATTATGGTGCTGGTATCAAGACTGGCATGGAGTTGCAGGGCTGGAAGACGGGAGGTCTGCGAAAGCCGTTTGCTCTTttggaggatgatgagagggCTGAGCTTGCGCAGCTTCTGAAGGATGCTGGTGTCAAGCTGGCTTAAACGCATCTGACTTTGCATTATGGAGTTTAATGAtttaaaatagtaaaatagACAAAATGACTTAATGggagctcaagaagacaTGTCGCTGTGAGTGTGAGAACAGAATCGAGCGGTAAATGTCATATCTATGCTAGACTTTCCTGCACAAGACTCTGCCAACTAGTGGTCCAATCCCCAGACTGCTTTCTCCTCTCCCAAATCAGCGGCACAACAACCCCCGCCGGCCTATTCGTAAAATAAACCCCCTTATCATCCGTAACCCCCAAACATTTCAGCGCTCGTTCCTGCAAATCCGGGCTCACAGCTTCACAAGCCGCCACAAAAGCAGGCCACGCCAAGCTCGTAGCAAAATCCTGGTCATCGATCAACTCACTTAAACACGGCTCAAGATACTCCAATGTCTTTCGCACCAGGTCTTGCAAGATCATGGCGTTCATGTCGTACACTCTTCGGTAGAAGTAGATCACCAGAGCTTGATGGATTGCGAGTGTCATGGAGCGGACTTGAGGATGGCGGACGAGGTCTTCGTCCCCTGTGGGCATTTTG contains these protein-coding regions:
- a CDS encoding dihydrodipicolinate synthase, translated to MAPQELTGILVALITPFKPDGTVDLPALDAHIQRQISAGVHGLVPGGSTGEFTALTLQERKDVLDQCVKSAAGRVPVVAGIGDLTTSGVVELAKHAAEVGAAATMIVPPFYDAPNLKQLREMFGEIYKESGLPIMYYNIPSASGVSLSPAEIAGLSDVGVKYLKDTSGNAPALTDLLFHHHNDITALNGWDTLTFYGLCAGAKGSVWGTTNVLPELSVQLWNAIAVDGDLKKGRELWSKIFPVCKFLEAHHYGAGIKTGMELQGWKTGGLRKPFALLEDDERAELAQLLKDAGVKLA